TTGCAAATGGTTTCAACATTGTTTATTGCAGTAGGGAATCCCCAGAGCCCTTTTTCAGTTGGGTATGGCGGCTTTGGATGAGGCCTTCCTGAAAATCCCTCTATTGAGCGTATGAGTGCAGTTTCCTCTCCGCACACAAATGCGCCTGCTCCAATCCTCATTTCAATTGAAAGGGAAAATGGCGTTCCAAGTATTTTTTTTCCGAGAAAATTATGCTTTTCTGATTCCTCTATTGCGTTTTTCAGCCTTTTTACGGCAAGAGGGTATTCAGCCCGCGTGTATATGAATGCGCCCTTTGCACCTGATGCGTATGCTGAAATTATTATTCCCTCAATCACTTCAAAAGGGTCTGATTCAACAAGCGCCCTGTTCATGAATGCCCCGGGATCACCTTCATCAAAATTGCACACAAGGTATTTCTCATTTCCGGGCGCCTTTCTCAGGAGCTCCCATTTGTCTCCGGTGGGAAATCCTGCGCCACCCCTTCCCCGAAGCCCTGATTTTTTGATTTCTTCAATAACCTTTTCGGGCTTCATGGAAAGCGCCTTTTTCAACGCAGAAAATCCGTCCATTGAAATGTAATCATTTATGTCTTCCGGGTTTATCAGCCCGCACCTTCTTGAGACGCGCTTTTTCTGGTGAAGGTAAAATCCGGTTTCATCAAGGTAAGGAATTTTTTCAAGAACTTTTTTCCCGCTCCTTATCTTTGCAAAAATTTTCTTGTGGAAAGGTTTTAAATTTTTTCCAAGCTTCTGTGCAAATGCGAGTATCTGCCTTGTATCTTTTGGAACAACCTCTGAGAAAAGAATAGGCTCAAAATCATTCACAAATAATGCAACAATCGGCTCAAGATAGCAGCTTCCGATGCACCCCGTCTTACTCAGGACAAAAGAAGGTTTTTTTGAGAGCTCTTTTTCAAATTCATTATAGATTTCAAGAGCGCCAGCAGATATACTGCATGAGCCAAGCCCGACTTTTATCTTTATCATTTTTTCATCAATTCC
This sequence is a window from Candidatus Woesearchaeota archaeon. Protein-coding genes within it:
- a CDS encoding 4Fe-4S binding protein; protein product: MIKIKVGLGSCSISAGALEIYNEFEKELSKKPSFVLSKTGCIGSCYLEPIVALFVNDFEPILFSEVVPKDTRQILAFAQKLGKNLKPFHKKIFAKIRSGKKVLEKIPYLDETGFYLHQKKRVSRRCGLINPEDINDYISMDGFSALKKALSMKPEKVIEEIKKSGLRGRGGAGFPTGDKWELLRKAPGNEKYLVCNFDEGDPGAFMNRALVESDPFEVIEGIIISAYASGAKGAFIYTRAEYPLAVKRLKNAIEESEKHNFLGKKILGTPFSLSIEMRIGAGAFVCGEETALIRSIEGFSGRPHPKPPYPTEKGLWGFPTAINNVETICNVPEIILRGAEFFRSSGTESSPGTKMFSLSGDIKKTGYIEIPFGTTLHQISEIADFGKDDFKVVQLGGPSGGMIGKAQFEMPIDYESVKKADAIVGSGGLVVVGKGKSMIDCIKYSLRFIVSESCGKCTPCREGTMRMLEIIERISEGKGTPEDMLNLHVLSNTIRSTAICGLGQTAPNLIFSSIRNFFSEYEENIPEWKGRKPNIVRYEITAGECRGCHLCATICPKSAISGKSGEIHEINDAMCVRCGMCFAECPFKAISEHLADRKNSTGK